In Zingiber officinale cultivar Zhangliang chromosome 3B, Zo_v1.1, whole genome shotgun sequence, a single window of DNA contains:
- the LOC122055306 gene encoding mRNA-decapping enzyme-like protein isoform X1: MTQNGKLMPNLDQNSTKVHNLTVLQRIDSFVEEILMTAAHVTVYEFNIELNQWNRKDVEGSLFVVKRNAQPRFQFIVMNRRNTADNLVENLLGDFEYEVQVPYLLYRNAAQEVNGIWFYNSPDCEAVANLFARILNAYSKVPSKPKVTSKSDFEELEAIPTSVMEGSHEPTSVAMSTPDVPEDAFVNFFSNAVNIGIATNAAIHGQPTLASAPVPVTTQASSFNPSILPTVQSISIPSTSSTPLMSTLDNLESGNGSSSHATNLVKPSYFSPPAALLMPLVPSSVPVAVPSLHPPVTMQQPYGTPLLQPFPPPSPSASLAPPQNFEPVISRDKVRDALLRIVQNDDFVDLVYQEILNAHYS; this comes from the exons ATGACGCAGAACGGGAAATTGATGCCCAATCTCGACCAAAACAGCACCAAGGTCCACAACCTTACAGTACTCCAGCGGATCGACTCTTTCGTGGAGGAGATCCTCATGACCGCTGCCCATGTCACCGTCTACGAGTTCAACATCGAGCTTAACCAGTGG AACCGTAAAGACGTCGAAGGATCCCTATTCGTTGTCAAGAG GAATGCACAACCCAGGTTTCAGTTCATCGTGATGAATAGGCGTAATACAG CAGATAATCTAGTTGAGAATCTTTTGGGAGATTTTGAGTACGAAGTTCAGGTTCCATATCTTTTATACCGAAATGCAGCTCAAGAGGTCAATGGCATATGGTTTTATAATTCACCTGATTGTGAAGCAGTGGCAAATCTTTTTGCCAG GATACTAAATGCTTATTCTAAAGTACCTTCAAAGCCTAAGGTGACTTCTAAAAG TGACTTTGAGGAGCTTGAAGCTATACCTACATCAGTCATGGAAGGTTCTCATGAGCCGACATCAGTTGCTATGTCAACTCCTGATGTTCCTGAGGACGCATTTGTGAACTTCTTCAGT aatgcCGTGAACATTGGAATTGCAACAAATGCAGCAATCCATGGCCAGCCAACTCTTGCTTCTGCACCGGTTCCTGTAACTACTCAGGCATCAAGCTTCAATCCATCTATTTTGCCAACTGTTCAGTCAATTTCTATTCCTTCAACGTCATCCACTCCTCTAATGTCAACTTTGGATAATCTTGAATCTGGAAATGGAAGCAGCAGCCATGCGACAAATCTGGTTAAGCCTTCATACTTTTCGCCTCCTGCTGCACTGCTAATGCCTCTAGTGCCATCTTCTGTTCCAGTTGCTGTTCCTTCCCTCCATCCTCCAGTAACAATGCAGCAACCATATGGAACTCCCCTTCTTCAACCCTTTCCACCACCGTCTCCatctgcatctcttgctcctcctCAAAATTTCGAACCAGTTATCTCAAGAGACAAAGTCCGTGATGCACTATTGAGGATTGTTCAG AATGATGATTTCGTTGACCTTGTATATCAGGAGATCCTAAATGCTCATTATTCGTGA
- the LOC122055306 gene encoding mRNA-decapping enzyme-like protein isoform X3, translating into MTQNGKLMPNLDQNSTKVHNLTVLQRIDSFVEEILMTAAHVTVYEFNIELNQWNRKDVEGSLFVVKRNAQPRFQFIVMNRRNTADNLVENLLGDFEYEVQVPYLLYRNAAQEVNGIWFYNSPDCEAVANLFARILNAYSKVPSKPKVTSKSDFEELEAIPTSVMEGSHEPTSVAMSTPDVPEDAFVNFFSNAVNIGIATNAAIHGQPTLASAPVPVTTQASSFNPSILPTVQSISIPSTSSTPLMSTLDNLESGNGSSSHATNLVKPSYFSPPAALLMPLVPSSVPVAVPSLHPPVTMQQPYGTPLLQPFPPPSPSASLAPPQNFEPVISRDKVRDALLRIVQEILNAHYS; encoded by the exons ATGACGCAGAACGGGAAATTGATGCCCAATCTCGACCAAAACAGCACCAAGGTCCACAACCTTACAGTACTCCAGCGGATCGACTCTTTCGTGGAGGAGATCCTCATGACCGCTGCCCATGTCACCGTCTACGAGTTCAACATCGAGCTTAACCAGTGG AACCGTAAAGACGTCGAAGGATCCCTATTCGTTGTCAAGAG GAATGCACAACCCAGGTTTCAGTTCATCGTGATGAATAGGCGTAATACAG CAGATAATCTAGTTGAGAATCTTTTGGGAGATTTTGAGTACGAAGTTCAGGTTCCATATCTTTTATACCGAAATGCAGCTCAAGAGGTCAATGGCATATGGTTTTATAATTCACCTGATTGTGAAGCAGTGGCAAATCTTTTTGCCAG GATACTAAATGCTTATTCTAAAGTACCTTCAAAGCCTAAGGTGACTTCTAAAAG TGACTTTGAGGAGCTTGAAGCTATACCTACATCAGTCATGGAAGGTTCTCATGAGCCGACATCAGTTGCTATGTCAACTCCTGATGTTCCTGAGGACGCATTTGTGAACTTCTTCAGT aatgcCGTGAACATTGGAATTGCAACAAATGCAGCAATCCATGGCCAGCCAACTCTTGCTTCTGCACCGGTTCCTGTAACTACTCAGGCATCAAGCTTCAATCCATCTATTTTGCCAACTGTTCAGTCAATTTCTATTCCTTCAACGTCATCCACTCCTCTAATGTCAACTTTGGATAATCTTGAATCTGGAAATGGAAGCAGCAGCCATGCGACAAATCTGGTTAAGCCTTCATACTTTTCGCCTCCTGCTGCACTGCTAATGCCTCTAGTGCCATCTTCTGTTCCAGTTGCTGTTCCTTCCCTCCATCCTCCAGTAACAATGCAGCAACCATATGGAACTCCCCTTCTTCAACCCTTTCCACCACCGTCTCCatctgcatctcttgctcctcctCAAAATTTCGAACCAGTTATCTCAAGAGACAAAGTCCGTGATGCACTATTGAGGATTGTTCAG GAGATCCTAAATGCTCATTATTCGTGA
- the LOC122055303 gene encoding U-box domain-containing protein 8-like, which produces MKETEVKLPDDFRCPISLEVMTDPVILSSGHTFDRASIQRWLDAGNRTCPVTNLPLPASPSLIPNHALRSLISSFLPGGLPAASTSGHHLDSLLLARLSFPSDAATLAAVLRLAQDGGGAGFRRLVADSGAVSVLLRHAPAADRPDLQDLALRALIHVSLDGDDARLGLLAEGALDPVVSALRGGPAAALAATLLTSLAVVDVNKATIGAHPAAIPGLATLLRGHDGRQRREAATALYELCKFAGNRPRAVRAGTVAPLLHFAGEGSERAVQVLALLAKCREGKDEMRKTVGFVRALTDVVRTGSPRGVEHGLSVLNLVCSDCQEMALEAIGEGVSGLCSVLAGDMDPKIGRNATELLLRLEILSSPCMTPNRRDR; this is translated from the coding sequence ATGAAAGAGACGGAGGTGAAGTTACCGGATGACTTCCGGTGCCCGATCTCGCTCGAGGTGATGACTGATCCGGTCATTTTATCCTCTGGCCACACTTTCGACCGCGCCTCCATCCAGCGGTGGCTCGACGCCGGTAACCGCACCTGTCCGGTCACCAACCTTCCGCTCCCCGCTTCCCCATCGCTCATCCCCAACCACGCTCTCCGCAGCCTCATCTCCTCCTTCCTCCCCGGCGGCCTCCCGGCCGCCTCCACCTCCGGCCACCACCTCGACTCCCTCCTCCTAGCTCGTCTCTCCTTCCCTTCCGACGCCGCCACCCTCGCCGCCGTCCTCCGCCTCGCCCAAGACGGAGGCGGCGCCGGGTTTCGCCGCCTCGTCGCCGACTCCGGCGCCGTCTCCGTTCTCCTCCGCCACGCGCCCGCCGCCGACCGCCCCGATCTACAGGACCTCGCGCTCCGCGCCCTGATTCACGTCTCCCTCGACGGGGACGACGCCCGGCTCGGCCTCCTCGCGGAGGGCGCCCTCGACCCCGTCGTCTCGGCCCTCCGCGGCGGCCCTGCCGCCGCACTCGCCGCCACGCTCCTCACCAGCCTCGCCGTCGTCGACGTCAACAAGGCCACCATCGGCGCCCACCCCGCCGCGATCCCCGGCCTAGCGACGCTACTCCGCGGCCACGACGGCCGGCAGCGGAGGGAGGCGGCCACGGCGCTCTACGAGCTGTGCAAGTTCGCCGGGAACAGACCCCGTGCTGTTCGTGCTGGAACCGTGGCGCCGCTCCTCCATTTCGCCGGCGAGGGGTCGGAGAGAGCCGTGCAGGTCCTGGCACTCCTCGCCAAGTGCCGAGAGGGAAAGGACGAGATGAGGAAGACGGTTGGATTCGTTAGGGCACTGACCGACGTCGTTAGAACTGGGAGCCCCCGGGGCGTGGAGCACGGCCTGTCGGTCCTTAACCTGGTCTGCTCCGATTGCCAAGAAATGGCTTTGGAAGCCATCGGAGAAGGGGTCTCGGGCCTCTGCTCTGTTTTAGCCGGCGACATGGATCCAAAGATCGGGAGAAACGCGACGGAATTGCTTCTGAGACTGGaaattctctcttctccttgcatGACGCCCAACAGAAGAGATCGGTAA
- the LOC121967989 gene encoding protein GL2-INTERACTING REPRESSOR 1-like — protein MSRNNRGKNPRLEVKVNVAGTQSRARGGPSTRTEEDEEASVSPTSSCVSSEEGESKSPEGAAPSPPMMLAGCPHCLMYVMLSEKDPKCPKCKSTVLVDFHRAGKSSRRS, from the coding sequence ATGAGCCGGAACAACCGCGGCAAGAACCCGAGGCTGGAGGTGAAGGTGAACGTGGCAGGCACGCAGAGCAGAGCCCGAGGTGGGCCGTCGACTCGGACGGAGGAGGACGAGGAGGCGTCGGTGTCGCCGACGAGCTCGTGCGTGTCGTCGGAGGAAGGCGAGAGCAAGTCGCCGGAGGGGGCAGCGCCGTCGCCGCCGATGATGCTCGCCGGCTGCCCGCACTGCCTCATGTACGTCATGCTCTCCGAGAAGGACCCCAAGTGCCCCAAGTGCAAGAGCACCGTGCTGGTCGACTTCCACCGCGCGGGAAAGTCGTCGCGGCGGAGCTAG
- the LOC122055306 gene encoding mRNA-decapping enzyme-like protein isoform X2, which yields MTQNGKLMPNLDQNSTKVHNLTVLQRIDSFVEEILMTAAHVTVYEFNIELNQWNRKDVEGSLFVVKRNAQPRFQFIVMNRRNTDNLVENLLGDFEYEVQVPYLLYRNAAQEVNGIWFYNSPDCEAVANLFARILNAYSKVPSKPKVTSKSDFEELEAIPTSVMEGSHEPTSVAMSTPDVPEDAFVNFFSNAVNIGIATNAAIHGQPTLASAPVPVTTQASSFNPSILPTVQSISIPSTSSTPLMSTLDNLESGNGSSSHATNLVKPSYFSPPAALLMPLVPSSVPVAVPSLHPPVTMQQPYGTPLLQPFPPPSPSASLAPPQNFEPVISRDKVRDALLRIVQNDDFVDLVYQEILNAHYS from the exons ATGACGCAGAACGGGAAATTGATGCCCAATCTCGACCAAAACAGCACCAAGGTCCACAACCTTACAGTACTCCAGCGGATCGACTCTTTCGTGGAGGAGATCCTCATGACCGCTGCCCATGTCACCGTCTACGAGTTCAACATCGAGCTTAACCAGTGG AACCGTAAAGACGTCGAAGGATCCCTATTCGTTGTCAAGAG GAATGCACAACCCAGGTTTCAGTTCATCGTGATGAATAGGCGTAATACAG ATAATCTAGTTGAGAATCTTTTGGGAGATTTTGAGTACGAAGTTCAGGTTCCATATCTTTTATACCGAAATGCAGCTCAAGAGGTCAATGGCATATGGTTTTATAATTCACCTGATTGTGAAGCAGTGGCAAATCTTTTTGCCAG GATACTAAATGCTTATTCTAAAGTACCTTCAAAGCCTAAGGTGACTTCTAAAAG TGACTTTGAGGAGCTTGAAGCTATACCTACATCAGTCATGGAAGGTTCTCATGAGCCGACATCAGTTGCTATGTCAACTCCTGATGTTCCTGAGGACGCATTTGTGAACTTCTTCAGT aatgcCGTGAACATTGGAATTGCAACAAATGCAGCAATCCATGGCCAGCCAACTCTTGCTTCTGCACCGGTTCCTGTAACTACTCAGGCATCAAGCTTCAATCCATCTATTTTGCCAACTGTTCAGTCAATTTCTATTCCTTCAACGTCATCCACTCCTCTAATGTCAACTTTGGATAATCTTGAATCTGGAAATGGAAGCAGCAGCCATGCGACAAATCTGGTTAAGCCTTCATACTTTTCGCCTCCTGCTGCACTGCTAATGCCTCTAGTGCCATCTTCTGTTCCAGTTGCTGTTCCTTCCCTCCATCCTCCAGTAACAATGCAGCAACCATATGGAACTCCCCTTCTTCAACCCTTTCCACCACCGTCTCCatctgcatctcttgctcctcctCAAAATTTCGAACCAGTTATCTCAAGAGACAAAGTCCGTGATGCACTATTGAGGATTGTTCAG AATGATGATTTCGTTGACCTTGTATATCAGGAGATCCTAAATGCTCATTATTCGTGA
- the LOC122055302 gene encoding pentatricopeptide repeat-containing protein At1g03540-like, giving the protein MRQFFKPHHSAARLKAAADSGSLSYGLQLHAHLIKYGLDSHRLVGDSLLSLYFKLCPDVSATRRVFDGLPVKDVVSWTSMVSGYSRTGRPLDSLRMFVKMSTFGGVEPNDFTLSAAVKASSDLEDVRLGRCLHAMVFPRGFETNHVIASALVYMYGRSYAIEDARRVFDELLEPDSVCWTSIVSVLTWNDEFAEALRFFRLMTSNSLRVLPDEFTFGTIMKALGNLGRQKQGKEVHAKILTNGLRGNVVVESSTLDMYAKCGLMGDARKVFDQMPKRNAVSWCALLGGYCEAKNYEAVLSLFRAMDKEDDEQYSYGTILRACAGLAAVRHGKEVHCRYLRISRCRYVIVESALIDLYAKCGLVDYAYRLFAKISARNLITWNTMISGFAQNGRGSHAIELFEEMLKQGMRPDYISFVGLLFACSHSGLVDEGRRHFRSMSQDYNIVPGTEHYTCMVDLLSRVGLLEEAEELINDSKCRGESSLRATLLGACATHARVDVAERVARRMMKLEPEQHLSYVLLGNVYKTVGRWNEALQIRKMMRKRGVRKAPGRSWIEANPITCRDTEESEDQIPHAVNIS; this is encoded by the coding sequence ATGAGGCAGTTCTTCAAGCCCCACCACAGCGCCGCCCGCCTCAAGGCCGCCGCAGACTCCGGCTCCCTCTCCTACGGCCTCCAGCTCCACGCCCATCTCATCAAGTACGGACTCGACTCCCACCGATTAGTCGGCGACAGCCTCCTCTCCCTCTACTTCAAGCTCTGCCCCGACGTTTCCGCCACCCGCCGCGTGTTCGACGGTTTGCCCGTGAAAGACGTTGTCTCCTGGACCTCGATGGTCTCCGGTTACTCCCGCACCGGTCGTCCCCTAGATTCCCTTCGGATGTTCGTCAAAATGTCAACTTTCGGCGGCGTCGAGCCTAACGATTTCACCCTTTCCGCCGCAGTCAAGGCAAGTTCCGACCTTGAGGACGTCAGGCTCGGTAGGTGCCTCCACGCCATGGTCTTTCCCCGCGGGTTCGAGACGAACCATGTGATCGCGAGCGCTCTTGTTTACATGTATGGCAGGAGCTATGCAATCGAAGACGCACGACGGGTGTTCGACGAATTGCTCGAGCCAGACTCCGTGTGTTGGACCTCGATCGTCTCGGTGTTGACATGGAATGATGAGTTCGCCGAAGCTTTGAGATTCTTCCGCTTAATGACGAGTAACTCACTCAGAGTTCTTCCAGATGAATTCACTTTCGGCACAATCATGAAGGCGTTGGGCAATTTAGGTCGACAGAAACAGGGCAAGGAAGTCCACGCCAAGATTTTGACAAACGGTCTCAGGGGCAACGTGGTGGTCGAGAGCAGCACACTCGACATGTATGCGAAATGCGGGCTAATGGGTGACGCACGCAAGGTGTTCGATCAAATGCCGAAGAGAAACGCAGTGTCCTGGTGCGCCTTGCTTGGAGGGTACTGCGAAGCCAAGAACTACGAAGCTGTTCTCAGTCTCTTCCGGGCGATGGATAAGGAAGACGACGAGCAGTACAGCTATGGCACAATACTTCGTGCTTGTGCTGGCCTTGCAGCTGTGAGACACGGTAAGGAGGTTCACTGCAGGTATCTAAGGATCAGCCGTTGCAGATATGTCATTGTGGAATCTGCATTGATTGATCTTTATGCAAAATGCGGCCTTGTGGACTATGCCTACCGTCTTTTTGCTAAGATCTCAGCCAGAAACTTGATCACATGGAACACGATGATCTCTGGCTTTGCGCAAAATGGAAGAGGCAGTCATGCCATCGAGCTGTTCGAAGAAATGTTGAAGCAAGGGATGCGGCCAGATTATATCAGTTTTGTTGGTTTACTCTTTGCTTGCAGCCACTCAGGTTTGGTGGATGAAGGCAGGAGGCACTTCAGATCAATGAGCCAAGACTACAACATTGTGCCAGGGACCGAGCATTACACTTGCATGGTTGATCTCTTGAGCCGAGTTGGGCTACTCGAAGAAGCCGAAGAGTTGATAAATGACTCGAAGTGCAGAGGTGAGTCGTCCTTACGGGCGACGCTTCTAGGTGCCTGTGCTACCCACGCGAGAGTTGACGTGGCAGAGCGCGTGGCAAGGAGGATGATGAAATTGGAGCCGGAGCAGCATCTGAGCTATGTTCTTCTTGGCAATGTGTACAAGACGGTTGGTCGATGGAATGAGGCTTTGCAGATAAGGAAGATGATGAGAAAAAGGGGTGTGAGAAAAGCTCCTGGTAGAAGCTGGATTGAGGCCAACCCTATAACTTGCAGGGATACTGAAGAATCTGAAGACCAAATTCCACATGCTGTAAATATTTCATAG
- the LOC122055305 gene encoding R3H domain-containing protein 2-like, protein MEGSVDDPSAPDSWEMADLDASMRRLLLSTKKSSASSSPPPDSVEEEEVAVAAPPLASFDSSDQVGGVPVDSVSQVDQFLREALEKPRERLAILRMEQDVEKFIRDPTQHQLEFQELPNSYLRLAAHRVAQHYYLQSIAIPDNSMPDGSGSGILLCKSSMNCRLPPVRLADIPVNLPQEDNGGLLKVAIKQRPKQHSQNIRNANSQSSRTNYQKSVEERKEEYNRARARIFNSNESTSTVSGQEDKIKLPDIIKDTFLSARPDKKSVIEGSGNYHGRTSSDSASSSSRVSRIKIERDPVASRPKVNNKVAIFRDRDVDSKDPDYDRSYDRCMQRFDPGFGFNGPYAIQPLYSPTVTYNTEFPQLGSGHLVQTPLDHQRGPIPSHLLGPRLSPPVPKFGPPESMMPPYSSNPARAHSTAPLYMNSSQYSVPTHPGMSFPHRNGPIQTFTQAHLQQPDSRFGLARPR, encoded by the exons ATGGAGGGCTCGGTGGACGACCCCAGCGCCCCGGACTCGTGGGAGATGGCGGATCTTGACGCCAGCATGAGACGGCTCCTTCTCTCCACCAAGAAGAGCTCAGCCTCGTCGAGTCCGCCACCTGACTCCGTGGAGGAAGAGGAAGTGGCGGTTGCAGCCCCGCCACTTGCCTCGTTCGATTCTTCCGATCAAGTTGGAGGTGTCCCGGTGGACTCGGTGAGCCAGGTGGATCAGTTCCTTCGAGAGGCTTTGGAGAAGCCCCGGGAGCGACTGGCGA TTTTGAGGATGGAACAAGATGTTGAGAAGTTCATCCGTGATCCTACTCAACATCAACTGGAATTTCAGGAACTCCCAAATTCTTACCTTAGATTAGCTGCACACCGTGTTGCTCAACATTATTACCTTCAATCTATTGCCATACCTGACAATAGCATGCCAGATGGATCTGGTTCTGGAATTTTGCTTTGTAAATCTTCTATGAACTGTAGGCTACCTCCAGTTCGTCTTGCTGATATTCCTGTCAATCTACCACAAGAAGATAATGGCGGCCTGCTTAAAGTTGCAATCAAGCAAAGGCCTAAGCAGCATTCACAAAATATAAGAAATGCAAATTCCCAGTCATCTAGAACTAATTACCAAAAAAGTgttgaagaaagaaaagaagagtaTAACCGAGCACGTGCCCGGATATTCAATAGCAATGAGAGCACGAGTACAGTTTCTGGTCAAGAAGACAAAATAAAGTTACCTGATATTATTAAAGACACATTTCTATCTGCAAGGCCAGACAAAAAATCTGTGATTGAAGGATCTGGAAATTATCATGGAAGGACTTCCAGTGATTCTGCTTCAAGTAGCAGCAGAGTAAGCAGAATTAAGATAGAGAGAGATCCAGTTGCTAGTAGACCAAAGGTGAACAATAAAGTTGCTATATTCCGTGATCGTGATGTGGATAGTAAGGATCCTGATTATGATAGAAGCTATGACAG GTGCATGCAAAGGTTTGATCCTGGTTTTGGATTCAATGGACCTTATGCTATTCAGCCACTGTATTCCCCCACTGTTACCTACAATACAGAATTCCCACAGCTTGGATCTGGTCACCTAGTGCAAACTCCTCTGGACCACCAACGTGGGCCCATCCCTTCACATCTACTTGGACCACGATTATCACCTCCAGTCCCTAAGTTTGGTCCTCCTGAAAGTATGATGCCGCCATACAGTTCCAACCCTGCCCGAGCTCACTCTACTGCACCCCTCTACATGAACTCGTCTCAATATTCTGTGCCTACACATCCTGGAATGTCTTTCCCTCATCGTAATGGACCCATTCAAACTTTCACACAG GCTCATCTGCAGCAACCTGACTCAAGGTTTGGATTGGCCCGGCCCCGTTAA
- the LOC121967988 gene encoding NAC domain-containing protein 90-like, which produces MSSVLPLGYRFYPTEEELIDFFLQNKLENRRRDMELAIPVVDVYCFDPWQLPAMAGEACRGDGVQWIFFCPRHQREAQGGRPTRTTPSGYWKATGSPNLVFSSANRALGVKRTMVFYRGRAPTGAKTEWKMNEYRALEQPSADNAGAVPPRLRSEFSVCRVYTQSGSIRAFDRRPAAAAQGAEEEVAATVTAPTASTAPVSHDSSISSDGIAGEGSQRCLGVGQRGGAGENDVDANYSFMARFWSGSEEI; this is translated from the exons ATGAGCTCTGTCCTCCCCCTCGGCTACCGCTTCTACCCCACCGAGGAAGAGCTGATCGACTTCTTCCTCCAAAACAAGCTCGAGAATCGCCGGCGAGACATGGAGCTGGCCATCCCCGTCGTCGACGTCTACTGCTTCGATCCTTGGCAGCTCCCTG CGATGGCGGGAGAGGCGTGCAGAGGGGACGGGGTGCAGTGGATCTTCTTCTGCCCGCGCCATCAGCGGGAGGCGCAGGGCGGGCGGCCCACTCGCACCACGCCGTCGGGGTACTGGAAGGCCACCGGCTCGCCGAACCTCGTGTTCTCGTCGGCCAACCGGGCGCTGGGCGTGAAGAGGACCATGGTGTTCTACCGGGGCAGGGCGCCCACCGGCGCCAAGACCGAGTGGAAGATGAACGAGTACCGAgccctcgagcagccttccgccgACAACGCCGGCGCCGTTCCGCCGAGG CTTCGCAGCGAGTTCAGTGTGTGCCGGGTGTACACCCAATCGGGCAGCATAAGGGCGTTTGATCGCCGTCCGGCGGCGGCGGCGCAGGGAGCCGAGGAGGAGGTGGCGGCGACGGTCACCGCCCCTACGGCGTCTACCGCACCCGTCTCTCACGACAGTTCTATATCATCGGACGGCATCGCTGGCGAAGGCTCGCAGCGATGTTTAGGCGTGGGACAGCGTGGCGGCGCCGGCGAGAACGACGTCGACGCCAATTATTCTTTCATGGCACGTTTCTGGAGTGGGTCCGAAGAAATCTAA